One segment of Theobroma cacao cultivar B97-61/B2 chromosome 9, Criollo_cocoa_genome_V2, whole genome shotgun sequence DNA contains the following:
- the LOC18588231 gene encoding probable flavin-containing monooxygenase 1, whose amino-acid sequence MAKVAIIGAGVSGIAAAKQLSHHNPVVFEASDSIGGVWKSCSYNSTKLQSSRKDYQFSDFQWRNRDDPSFPSHVEILDYLESYAKHFDVLKFVKFNSKVVEVRFVGERETIELTGNAEEHGSPILPGHPVWEIAVQTNDSENLKWHAFEFLVVCIGKYGDIPKIPSFPPDKGTEMFQGKVLHSIDYCKLDKEAASQLLKGKKVVVVGCRKSAIDLAVECAEANQGPEGQACTMVVRTPHWTVPHYWVWGLPFFLFYSTRASQFLHERPNQSILKTLLCYLLSPMRRGVSKFIESYLLWKLPLQKYGLKPDHPFEEDYASCQMAIMPENFFTEADKGNIVIKRASKWWFWKEGIEFDDNTKMEADVVILATGYDGKKKLKSILPEPFRSLIEYPSGIMPLYRGTIHPLVPNMAFVGYIESVSNLHTSELRSMWLARLVDEKFKLPSVENMLEQISRETEVMRRTSRFYKRHCISTFSINHSDAMCEEMGWNSWRKKSWLSEAFSPYGSQDYGHEN is encoded by the exons ATGGCTAAGGTTGCCATCATTGGAGCTGGTGTTAGCGGCATCGCGGCTGCTAAACAGCTCTCTCACCATAACCCAGTTGTTTTCGAGGCCTCGGATTCCATAGGAGGGGTCTGGAAAAGCTGTTCCTATAATTCTACTAAACTACAATCTTCTCGTAAGGATTACCAGTTCTCGGATTTTCAATGGCGTAATCGTGATGACCCAAGTTTTCCTTCTCATGTTGAGATATTGGATTACTTGGAATCATATGCTAAGCACTTCGATGTGTTGAAGTTTGTCAAGTTCAATTCAAAGGTGGTGGAGGTCCGCTTTGTTGGTGAACGGGAAACAATTGAGCTGACAGGAAATGCTGAGGAGCATGGAAGTCCAATATTGCCAGGCCATCCTGTTTGGGAGATTGCTGTGCAAACTAACGATTCAGAAAACCTTAAG TGGCATGCCTTTGAATTTCTCGTTGTTTGCATTGGAAAGTATGGGGACATACCCAAAATTCCAAGTTTCCCCCCCGATAAAGGCACTGAGATGTTTCAGGGAAAGGTCCTTCACTCAATTGATTACTGCAAGCTGGACAAGGAAGCCGCTTCTCAGCTACTTAAAGGAAAGAAGGTTGTCGTTGTTGGCTGCAGAAAATCAGCCATCGATTTAGCTGTGGAGTGCGCAGAAGCAAATCAAG GGCCAGAAGGGCAAGCATGCACCATGGTGGTAAGGACACCTCACTGGACTGTTCCCCATTATTGGGTCTGGGGTTTGCCTTTCTTCCTGTTCTATTCCACAAGGGCTTCTCAGTTCCTCCATGAAAGGCCTAACCAAAGCATCCTCAAGACCCTCCTTTGCTACCTGTTATCTCCCATG AGGCGTGGAGTTTCAAAGTTCATCGAGTCCTACTTGCTTTGGAAACTTCCATTACAGAAGTATGGATTGAAACCAGACCACCCGTTTGAGGAAGATTACGCATCTTGTCAGATGGCCATCATGCCAGAAAATTTCTTCACTGAGGCTGATAAGGGAAATATTGTTATCAAAAGAGCATCAAAATGGTGGTTCTGGAAAGAAGGAATTGAGTTTGATGACAATACTAAAATGGAGGCCGATGTTGTAATTCTTGCAACCGGTTATGATGGCAAGAAGAAACTCAAATCTATTTTACCAGAGCCTTTCCGTAGTCTGATAGAATATCCTTCTGGGATCATGCCCTTGTATAG GGGAACAATCCACCCATTGGTACCGAATATGGCTTTTGTGGGTTACATCGAAAGTGTTTCAAACCTTCACACGTCAGAGCTGCGTAGCATGTGGCTTGCTCGACTAGTTGATGAAAAATTTAAGCTCCCAAGTGTTGAAAATATGCTTGAACAAATATCTAGAGAGACGGAGGTCATGAGGAGGACATCCAGGTTTTACAAAAGGCACTGCATTTCCACTTTTAGCATCAACCACAGTGATGCAATGTGTGAAGAAATGGGATGGAACTCTTGGAGGAAGAAGAGCTGGTTATCAGAAGCATTTAGCCCTTACGGTAGCCAGGATTATGGACACGAAAACTAA
- the LOC18588234 gene encoding RRP12-like protein isoform X1, which translates to MQNPKTFFPLQNPSSPSPLTNRLGFSVTTEEESKKRARNQHRLLAMEGIDMEGPDLFPDSMDGDFCDSILDHFSKSDQEDSQRLCATIGSMSQELREQNLPLTPIAYFGATCSSLDRLSSQPDSPPHVIQSLTTILSLLLPRIHVAVLKKKGDFVSTTALTVLRLNSVTEVTQTSGLKCLAHLLITGEKVNWSDLSQNYGVMLGYLTDSRPKVRRQSHVCLRGVLQSFRGTPVLAPASEAITNLFERFLLLAGGSNTNSNEGSKGAQEVLYVLDALKDSLPLMSMKCGTTILKYYKTLLELRQPLVTRRVTDSLNLVCTYPNEVSAETLLELLSSLALSVSANETSAVSMTFNARLLSSGMIKVYSLNRQLCVIKLPIVFSALKDILGSEHEEAIFAATEAFKNTINGCVDEGLIKQGVDQIINSISDDRKAGPTIIEKVCATIESLLDYHYGAVWDMAFQVVSAMFDKLGYYSSYFMKGTLKNLAEMQRLPDEDFPYRKQLHECVGSALGALGPETFLGILPLNLEANDLSDVNVWLFPILKQHIVGANLSFFSETLLGLIGEMGQRSRKLELQGKIFSSRSADALVYSLWSLLPSFCNYPLDTAKSFKDLLRPLCTALHEERDVRGIICSSLQILIQQNKKIKEGKDDLDGSDISPARQRAMSHYTPEIAGDNLNVLTASAPQLLSLLSGIFMESTVDEGGFLRSTIGELASIAHENVVRTLFKKTMHRLLKVTQEAGLAEASRNNNSMQVDDSSTESSLSLERVRLFDLAVSLLPGLDEPALDVLFSAIKPALQDVDGLIQKKAYKVLSIILRVSPFYINQEGFLSAKLEELLKLMIEVLPSFHFSAKRQRLDCLYHLIVHVSKDDSEQRRHEILSSFLTEIILALKEANKKTRNRAYEVLVQIGREYGDEDDSGQREDLFNMVARGLAGETPHMISAAVKGLARLAYEFSDLVSSAYKLLPSTFLLLQRKNREIIKANLGLLKVLVAKSKAEGLQAHLASLVEGLLRWQDYTKNHFKAKVKLLLEMLVRKCGIDAVKAVMPEEHMKLLTNIRKIKERKERKQAASSVESRSHLSKATTSRLSRWNHTKIFSDFGDDDADDSDGEMASGRQSKGSSRLKSKASSPRSKKTRKADKSLPEDLFDQFEDEPLDLLDQHKTRSALRSSSHLKRKQDSDDEPEFDPDGRLIIHERGKPKKKVPPSDPDSDARSEARSHFSVGSSRNTQKRRKTSDSGWAYTGNEYASKKAGGDVKKKDKLEPYAYWPLDRKMMSRRPEHRAAARKGMASVVKMTKKLEGKSASNALSVKFMKFKKAQKKGGKRKR; encoded by the exons ATGCAAAACCCAAAAACGTTTTTCCCGCTGCAAAACCCTAGCAGCCCCTCTCCCCTTACTAACCGTCTGGGGTTTTCAGTGACAACAGAGGAAGAGAGCAAAAAAAGGGCACGAAACCAGCATCGCCTTCTCGCCATGGAAGGCATCGATATGGAGGGCCCGGACCTCTTCCCCGACTCAATGGACGGCGATTTCTGCGACTCGATCCTTGATCACTTCTCCAAATCGGATCAAGAAGACAGCCAACGCCTTTGCGCCACCATTGGCTCCATGTCTCAGGAACTCAGAGAACAAAACCTCCCTCTCACTCCAATCGCCTACTTCGGCGCTACCTGTTCCTCTCTCGACCGCCTCTCCTCCCAACCGGACTCTCCTCCTCACGTCATCCAGTCTCTCACCACCATCCTCTCTCTCCTCCTCCCCCGTATCCACGTCGCcgttttaaaaaagaaaggagattTCGTTTCAACAACTGCCCTTACTGTTCTAAGATTAAATTCCGTTACGGAGGTTACACAGACGTCAGGTTTGAAGTGCTTAGCTCATTTATTAATTACTGGAGAGAAAGTTAATTGGTCCGATTTGTCACAAAATTACGGTGTAATGCTCGGATATTTAACTGATTCCCGCCCTAag gTGAGAAGACAATCACATGTGTGTCTCCGGGGCGTTTTACAAAGCTTCCGAGGTACACCGGTGCTCGCACCTGCAAGCGAAGCCATAACGAACTTATTTGAGAGGTTTCTTCTGCTCGCGGGAGGTTCAAACACGAATTCTAACGAAGGGTCCAAAGGAGCTCAGGAAGTTCTCTATGTTTTGGATGCTCTGAAGGACTCTCTTCCGCTTATGTCGATGAAATGTGGGACTACTATTCTTAAGTACTATAAAACTTTATTGGAACTTCGGCAGCCACTTGTTACTAGGCGTGTAACTGATAGTTTAAATCTAGTTTGTACTTATCCAAATGAAGTCTCAGCTGAGACATTGCTAGAGTTGTTATCCTCGTTGGCTCTTTCTGTCTCTGCGAATGAAACGTCTGCTGTTAGCATGACCTTTAATGCTCGTTTGTTGAGTTCCGGAATGATAAAAGTATATTCTCTTAATAGACAACTTTGTGTCATCAAGCTCCCCATTGTGTTCAGTGCACTCAAAG ATATTCTGGGGTCGGAACATGAGGAAGCTATTTTTGCTGCCACGGAGGCTTTCAAGAACACGATAAATGGCTGTGTTGATGAAGGCTTGATCAAACAGGGAGTGGATCAGAttattaattcaatttcaGATGATAGAAAGGCAGGTCCAACTATCATTGAAAAAGTTTGTGCAACCATTGAGAGCTTACTTGATTATCACTATGGTGCTGTGTGGGACATGGCGTTTCAGGTTGTTTCAGCAATGTTTGATAAATTAG GGTATTATTCTTCATATTTTATGAAGGGAACCCTTAAGAACTTGGCTGAAATGCAAAGGTTGCCAGATGAGGATTTTCCTTACAGAAAACAG TTACATGAATGTGTTGGATCTGCTCTTGGTGCATTGGGGCCTGAGACATTTTTAGGAATTCTGCCGCTGAATTTGGAGGCTAATGACCTCTCAGATGTAAACGTTTGGCTTTTTCCAATTCTGAAGCAGCATATTGTTGGTGCTAACTTGAGCTTCTTTAGTGAGACACTTTTGGGTCTGATTGGAGAAATGGGGCAGAGATCTCGTAAG CTTGAACTACAAGgaaaaattttctcatcaaGGAGTGCGGATGCTCTTGTATACTCACTGTGGTCCTTGTTACCTTCATTTTGTAATTATCCTTTGGATACTGCCAAAAGCTTCAAGGATCTTCTAAGGCCTTTATGCACTGCCCTTCATGAAGAACGTGATGTTCGTGGAATAATATGCTCTAGTTTGCAGATTCTGATccaacaaaataagaaaattaaggAAGGAAAAGATGATTTGGATGGTTCTGATATAAGTCCAGCCAGACAGCGAGCTATGTCTCATTATACCCCAGAAATTGCGGGGGACAATTTGAATGTACTAACTGCATCTGCTCCACAGTTATTGTCACTTTTGTCAGGAATCTTCATGGAATCTACAGTAGATGAGGGTGGATTTTTGCGG TCGACAATTGGGGAGTTGGCTTCCATAGCACATGAAAATGTTGTCAGAACCTTATTTAAGAAGACAATGCACAGGCTTTTGAAAGTCACACAAGAGGCTGGTTTAGCCGAGGCATCAAGGAATAATAATTCTATGCAGGTTGATGATTCATCAACTGAAAGCTCATTATCTCTTGAAAG GGTGCGGTTATTTGACCTGGCAGTTTCACTATTGCCTGGTTTAGATGAGCCAGCATTAGATGTCTTATTCAGCGCAATAAAACCTGCATTGCAG GATGTCGACGGCTTGATTCAGAAGAAGGCTTACAAAGTTCTTTCAATAATCCTCAGGGTATCTCCTTTTTACATT AACCAAGAAGGGTTTCTATCAGCAAAACTGGAGGAATTGCTGAAACTTATGATTGAAGTGCTGCCATCATTCCACTTTTCTGCCAAACGCCAGAGACTTGACTGTTTGTACCATCTGATTGTCCATGTCTCAAAG GATGATTCGGAGCAGAGGAGACATGAGATTCTTAGTTCTTTCCTGACAGAAATAATCCTTGCTTTGAAAGAG GCTaataagaaaacaagaaatagaGCTTATGAGGTCCTTGTCCAAATTGGCCGTGAATATGGAGATGAAGATGACAGTGGACAGAGAGAAGACCTGTTTAATATG GTTGCTAGAGGCTTGGCTGGAGAAACTCCTCACATGATTAGTGCTGCTGTGAAAGGCTTGGCTCGGTTGGCTTACGAGTTTTCTGATCTTGTTTCTTCTGCTTACAAGTTGCTTCCTTCcacatttcttcttcttcagaGAAAGAACAGAGAAATTATTAAA GCTAATCTGGGTTTGTTGAAAGTGTTGGTGGCCAAATCAAAAGCTGAAGGCTTGCAAGCACACCTGGCCAGCTTGGTAGAAGGCTTGTTGAGGTGGCAAGATTATaccaaaaatcattttaaagctaag GTTAAGCTTCTTCTGGAAATGCTAGTCAGAAAATGTGGTATTGATGCTGTGAAGGCTGTTATGCCTGAAGAACACATGAAGCTCCTTACTAACATACGAAAG ATCAAGGAGCGGAAAGAGAGGAAACAGGCTGCTAGCTCTGTGGAAAGTAGATCTCATCTATCAAAGGCAACTACATCCAG GCTTAGCAGATGGAATCataccaaaatattttctgattttggtgatgatgatgcagATGATAGTGATGGAGAGATGGCTTCTGGCCGACAGAGTAAAGGTTCCTCAAgattaaaatcaaaagcatCTTCACCGCG GTCCAAGAAAACACGGAAAGCAGATAAGAGCTTGCCTGAAGACTTGTTTGACCAGTTCGAAGATGAGCCACTAGACTTGCTTGATCAGCATAAAACAAGATCAGCACTGCGATCATCTTCACATCTCAAGCGGAAGCAAGATTCTGATGATGAGCCGGAGTTTGACCCTGATGGGCGTTTGATAATTCATGAAAGAGGGAAGCCAAAGAAGAAGGTTCCACCCTCTGACCCTGATTCAGATGCAAGGAGTGAAGCACGAAGTCATTTTTCTGTTGGCTCTTCAAGGAACACCCAGAAGCGAAGGAAAACATCAGACTCTGGATGGGCATACACCGGAAACGAGTATGCTAGCAAGAAGGCCGGTGGGGATGTGAAAAAGAAGGATAAGCTTGAACCATATGCATACTGGCCTCTTGATCGCAAGATGATGAGCCGTAGGCCAGAACATCGGGCAGCTGCTAGGAAGGGCATGGCAAGTGTggtgaaaatgacaaaaaagcTTGAAGGTAAGAGTGCCTCAAATGCACTCTCTGTCAAGTTCATGAAGTTTAAGAAGGCTCAAAAGAAAGGTGGCAAAAGGAAAAGGTGA
- the LOC18588234 gene encoding RRP12-like protein isoform X2, producing MQNPKTFFPLQNPSSPSPLTNRLGFSVTTEEESKKRARNQHRLLAMEGIDMEGPDLFPDSMDGDFCDSILDHFSKSDQEDSQRLCATIGSMSQELREQNLPLTPIAYFGATCSSLDRLSSQPDSPPHVIQSLTTILSLLLPRIHVAVLKKKGDFVSTTALTVLRLNSVTEVTQTSGLKCLAHLLITGEKVNWSDLSQNYGVMLGYLTDSRPKVRRQSHVCLRGVLQSFRGTPVLAPASEAITNLFERFLLLAGGSNTNSNEGSKGAQEVLYVLDALKDSLPLMSMKCGTTILKYYKTLLELRQPLVTRRVTDSLNLVCTYPNEVSAETLLELLSSLALSVSANETSAVSMTFNARLLSSGMIKVYSLNRQLCVIKLPIVFSALKDILGSEHEEAIFAATEAFKNTINGCVDEGLIKQGVDQIINSISDDRKAGPTIIEKVCATIESLLDYHYGAVWDMAFQVVSAMFDKLGYYSSYFMKGTLKNLAEMQRLPDEDFPYRKQLHECVGSALGALGPETFLGILPLNLEANDLSDVNVWLFPILKQHIVGANLSFFSETLLGLIGEMGQRSRKLELQGKIFSSRSADALVYSLWSLLPSFCNYPLDTAKSFKDLLRPLCTALHEERDVRGIICSSLQILIQQNKKIKEGKDDLDGSDISPARQRAMSHYTPEIAGDNLNVLTASAPQLLSLLSGIFMESTVDEGGFLRSTIGELASIAHENVVRTLFKKTMHRLLKVTQEAGLAEASRNNNSMQVDDSSTESSLSLERVRLFDLAVSLLPGLDEPALDVLFSAIKPALQDVDGLIQKKAYKVLSIILRNQEGFLSAKLEELLKLMIEVLPSFHFSAKRQRLDCLYHLIVHVSKDDSEQRRHEILSSFLTEIILALKEANKKTRNRAYEVLVQIGREYGDEDDSGQREDLFNMVARGLAGETPHMISAAVKGLARLAYEFSDLVSSAYKLLPSTFLLLQRKNREIIKANLGLLKVLVAKSKAEGLQAHLASLVEGLLRWQDYTKNHFKAKVKLLLEMLVRKCGIDAVKAVMPEEHMKLLTNIRKIKERKERKQAASSVESRSHLSKATTSRLSRWNHTKIFSDFGDDDADDSDGEMASGRQSKGSSRLKSKASSPRSKKTRKADKSLPEDLFDQFEDEPLDLLDQHKTRSALRSSSHLKRKQDSDDEPEFDPDGRLIIHERGKPKKKVPPSDPDSDARSEARSHFSVGSSRNTQKRRKTSDSGWAYTGNEYASKKAGGDVKKKDKLEPYAYWPLDRKMMSRRPEHRAAARKGMASVVKMTKKLEGKSASNALSVKFMKFKKAQKKGGKRKR from the exons ATGCAAAACCCAAAAACGTTTTTCCCGCTGCAAAACCCTAGCAGCCCCTCTCCCCTTACTAACCGTCTGGGGTTTTCAGTGACAACAGAGGAAGAGAGCAAAAAAAGGGCACGAAACCAGCATCGCCTTCTCGCCATGGAAGGCATCGATATGGAGGGCCCGGACCTCTTCCCCGACTCAATGGACGGCGATTTCTGCGACTCGATCCTTGATCACTTCTCCAAATCGGATCAAGAAGACAGCCAACGCCTTTGCGCCACCATTGGCTCCATGTCTCAGGAACTCAGAGAACAAAACCTCCCTCTCACTCCAATCGCCTACTTCGGCGCTACCTGTTCCTCTCTCGACCGCCTCTCCTCCCAACCGGACTCTCCTCCTCACGTCATCCAGTCTCTCACCACCATCCTCTCTCTCCTCCTCCCCCGTATCCACGTCGCcgttttaaaaaagaaaggagattTCGTTTCAACAACTGCCCTTACTGTTCTAAGATTAAATTCCGTTACGGAGGTTACACAGACGTCAGGTTTGAAGTGCTTAGCTCATTTATTAATTACTGGAGAGAAAGTTAATTGGTCCGATTTGTCACAAAATTACGGTGTAATGCTCGGATATTTAACTGATTCCCGCCCTAag gTGAGAAGACAATCACATGTGTGTCTCCGGGGCGTTTTACAAAGCTTCCGAGGTACACCGGTGCTCGCACCTGCAAGCGAAGCCATAACGAACTTATTTGAGAGGTTTCTTCTGCTCGCGGGAGGTTCAAACACGAATTCTAACGAAGGGTCCAAAGGAGCTCAGGAAGTTCTCTATGTTTTGGATGCTCTGAAGGACTCTCTTCCGCTTATGTCGATGAAATGTGGGACTACTATTCTTAAGTACTATAAAACTTTATTGGAACTTCGGCAGCCACTTGTTACTAGGCGTGTAACTGATAGTTTAAATCTAGTTTGTACTTATCCAAATGAAGTCTCAGCTGAGACATTGCTAGAGTTGTTATCCTCGTTGGCTCTTTCTGTCTCTGCGAATGAAACGTCTGCTGTTAGCATGACCTTTAATGCTCGTTTGTTGAGTTCCGGAATGATAAAAGTATATTCTCTTAATAGACAACTTTGTGTCATCAAGCTCCCCATTGTGTTCAGTGCACTCAAAG ATATTCTGGGGTCGGAACATGAGGAAGCTATTTTTGCTGCCACGGAGGCTTTCAAGAACACGATAAATGGCTGTGTTGATGAAGGCTTGATCAAACAGGGAGTGGATCAGAttattaattcaatttcaGATGATAGAAAGGCAGGTCCAACTATCATTGAAAAAGTTTGTGCAACCATTGAGAGCTTACTTGATTATCACTATGGTGCTGTGTGGGACATGGCGTTTCAGGTTGTTTCAGCAATGTTTGATAAATTAG GGTATTATTCTTCATATTTTATGAAGGGAACCCTTAAGAACTTGGCTGAAATGCAAAGGTTGCCAGATGAGGATTTTCCTTACAGAAAACAG TTACATGAATGTGTTGGATCTGCTCTTGGTGCATTGGGGCCTGAGACATTTTTAGGAATTCTGCCGCTGAATTTGGAGGCTAATGACCTCTCAGATGTAAACGTTTGGCTTTTTCCAATTCTGAAGCAGCATATTGTTGGTGCTAACTTGAGCTTCTTTAGTGAGACACTTTTGGGTCTGATTGGAGAAATGGGGCAGAGATCTCGTAAG CTTGAACTACAAGgaaaaattttctcatcaaGGAGTGCGGATGCTCTTGTATACTCACTGTGGTCCTTGTTACCTTCATTTTGTAATTATCCTTTGGATACTGCCAAAAGCTTCAAGGATCTTCTAAGGCCTTTATGCACTGCCCTTCATGAAGAACGTGATGTTCGTGGAATAATATGCTCTAGTTTGCAGATTCTGATccaacaaaataagaaaattaaggAAGGAAAAGATGATTTGGATGGTTCTGATATAAGTCCAGCCAGACAGCGAGCTATGTCTCATTATACCCCAGAAATTGCGGGGGACAATTTGAATGTACTAACTGCATCTGCTCCACAGTTATTGTCACTTTTGTCAGGAATCTTCATGGAATCTACAGTAGATGAGGGTGGATTTTTGCGG TCGACAATTGGGGAGTTGGCTTCCATAGCACATGAAAATGTTGTCAGAACCTTATTTAAGAAGACAATGCACAGGCTTTTGAAAGTCACACAAGAGGCTGGTTTAGCCGAGGCATCAAGGAATAATAATTCTATGCAGGTTGATGATTCATCAACTGAAAGCTCATTATCTCTTGAAAG GGTGCGGTTATTTGACCTGGCAGTTTCACTATTGCCTGGTTTAGATGAGCCAGCATTAGATGTCTTATTCAGCGCAATAAAACCTGCATTGCAG GATGTCGACGGCTTGATTCAGAAGAAGGCTTACAAAGTTCTTTCAATAATCCTCAGG AACCAAGAAGGGTTTCTATCAGCAAAACTGGAGGAATTGCTGAAACTTATGATTGAAGTGCTGCCATCATTCCACTTTTCTGCCAAACGCCAGAGACTTGACTGTTTGTACCATCTGATTGTCCATGTCTCAAAG GATGATTCGGAGCAGAGGAGACATGAGATTCTTAGTTCTTTCCTGACAGAAATAATCCTTGCTTTGAAAGAG GCTaataagaaaacaagaaatagaGCTTATGAGGTCCTTGTCCAAATTGGCCGTGAATATGGAGATGAAGATGACAGTGGACAGAGAGAAGACCTGTTTAATATG GTTGCTAGAGGCTTGGCTGGAGAAACTCCTCACATGATTAGTGCTGCTGTGAAAGGCTTGGCTCGGTTGGCTTACGAGTTTTCTGATCTTGTTTCTTCTGCTTACAAGTTGCTTCCTTCcacatttcttcttcttcagaGAAAGAACAGAGAAATTATTAAA GCTAATCTGGGTTTGTTGAAAGTGTTGGTGGCCAAATCAAAAGCTGAAGGCTTGCAAGCACACCTGGCCAGCTTGGTAGAAGGCTTGTTGAGGTGGCAAGATTATaccaaaaatcattttaaagctaag GTTAAGCTTCTTCTGGAAATGCTAGTCAGAAAATGTGGTATTGATGCTGTGAAGGCTGTTATGCCTGAAGAACACATGAAGCTCCTTACTAACATACGAAAG ATCAAGGAGCGGAAAGAGAGGAAACAGGCTGCTAGCTCTGTGGAAAGTAGATCTCATCTATCAAAGGCAACTACATCCAG GCTTAGCAGATGGAATCataccaaaatattttctgattttggtgatgatgatgcagATGATAGTGATGGAGAGATGGCTTCTGGCCGACAGAGTAAAGGTTCCTCAAgattaaaatcaaaagcatCTTCACCGCG GTCCAAGAAAACACGGAAAGCAGATAAGAGCTTGCCTGAAGACTTGTTTGACCAGTTCGAAGATGAGCCACTAGACTTGCTTGATCAGCATAAAACAAGATCAGCACTGCGATCATCTTCACATCTCAAGCGGAAGCAAGATTCTGATGATGAGCCGGAGTTTGACCCTGATGGGCGTTTGATAATTCATGAAAGAGGGAAGCCAAAGAAGAAGGTTCCACCCTCTGACCCTGATTCAGATGCAAGGAGTGAAGCACGAAGTCATTTTTCTGTTGGCTCTTCAAGGAACACCCAGAAGCGAAGGAAAACATCAGACTCTGGATGGGCATACACCGGAAACGAGTATGCTAGCAAGAAGGCCGGTGGGGATGTGAAAAAGAAGGATAAGCTTGAACCATATGCATACTGGCCTCTTGATCGCAAGATGATGAGCCGTAGGCCAGAACATCGGGCAGCTGCTAGGAAGGGCATGGCAAGTGTggtgaaaatgacaaaaaagcTTGAAGGTAAGAGTGCCTCAAATGCACTCTCTGTCAAGTTCATGAAGTTTAAGAAGGCTCAAAAGAAAGGTGGCAAAAGGAAAAGGTGA
- the LOC18588232 gene encoding uncharacterized protein LOC18588232, which produces MNVLVDSQLEALAFNYVSFGIFTIVNNLWTWVAVITAAVSFWRIRAASAATPSCSVKKPDQKPSKCVIDRAQDESQPIPEAIEKPTPSALVSAPAGVMEMSVSSPLVCHDAVTKGGKFKLTVYSEDDGDSHVDGEMTVTEWSDIDGDCKEWSCGGWWQSWERVLSVRKGETGWYRYQDLTAINGNVVRLWDECRR; this is translated from the coding sequence atgAACGTGTTGGTGGATTCTCAGCTCGAAGCTTTAGCATTTAACTATGTAAGTTTTGGGATTTTCACGATTGTTAATAATCTCTGGACGTGGGTGGCCGTCATCACGGCTGCGGTGAGTTTTTGGAGGATCAGAGCAGCTAGCGCCGCCACCCCATCGTGCTCCGTTAAAAAGCCCGACCAAAAGCCGTCAAAGTGCGTTATCGATCGTGCCCAAGATGAGTCTCAACCAATTCCCGAGGCTATAGAGAAGCCGACTCCTTCAGCCTTGGTTTCAGCTCCAGCTGGCGTTATGGAAATGAGTGTTTCGTCGCCGTTAGTTTGCCATGATGCAGTCACCAAAGGAGGGAAGTTCAAGTTGACTGTTTATTCCGAAGATGATGGAGATAGCCATGTCGACGGAGAGATGACGGTAACGGAATGGAGTGACATTGACGGCGATTGCAAGGAATGGAGTTGCGGGGGGTGGTGGCAGAGTTGGGAGAGAGTGTTGAGCGTGAGAAAGGGGGAAACGGGGTGGTACCGATATCAGGATTTGACGGCGATAAACGGCAACGTCGTTAGGTTATGGGATGAATGTAGGAGATGA
- the LOC18588233 gene encoding 21 kDa protein — protein MTTIPFFLLTTSLLCLSSAAASKQDAPRDLVRSSCVHASYPSLCLRTLSSYSGPANTPRDLAQAAVKVSLSRARKVSNYLTTSVTGKSKRERGALSDCVEQIAESVEELSRTLGELKHLRGETFEFQMSNAQTWVSAALTNEDTCLDGFEGVDGKVKSDVKRKITNVAKVTSNALYMINRLDESRGRHRSNP, from the coding sequence ATGACGACGATCCCTTTCTTTCTCCTAACAACTAGCCTCCTTTGCCTCTCCTCCGCCGCCGCATCAAAGCAAGATGCACCTCGAGATCTGGTCCGTTCATCGTGCGTCCATGCCAGCTACCCTAGCCTCTGCCTCCGCACCCTCTCTTCCTACTCTGGCCCCGCCAACACCCCACGCGACTTAGCCCAGGCTGCCGTCAAAGTCAGCCTCTCCCGTGCCCGGAAAGTGTCGAACTACTTAACGACCAGTGTGACGGGGAAGAGCAAGAGGGAACGAGGTGCACTGAGTGACTGCGTGGAGCAGATAGCTGAGTCGGTGGAGGAGTTGAGCAGGACCCTCGGGGAGTTGAAGCACTTGAGAGGGGAGACGTTTGAGTTCCAGATGAGTAATGCACAGACTTGGGTGAGTGCGGCTTTGACAAATGAGGACACGTGTCTTGATGGGTTTGAAGGAGTTGACGGGAAAGTAAAATCGGATGTGAAGAGGAAGATCACAAATGTGGCAAAGGTTACCAGTAATGCTTTGTATATGATTAATAGGCTTGATGAGAGTCGTGGTAGGCACCGGTCGAATCCttga